In Pseudodesulfovibrio hydrargyri, a single window of DNA contains:
- a CDS encoding dihydrolipoyl dehydrogenase family protein, which produces MAEYDYDIGVIGGGAAGLTVASGAAQLGVKTVLIERGPSLGGDCLHTGCVPSKTLIRTAAVYHDMRRATRYGLPEVDLPPVDMLSVNGRIREVIAAIQKHDSEERFCGLGVKVLFGEARFEDDHVVDCSGKRLSARFWVLATGSAPAAPPIDGLDGVDYLTNEDLFSLDRLPGSLAVIGGGPIGCEMAQAFARLGTRVTVVQRNCQLLPVEDEDMAEVVRGALMAEGVTVELCAATSGVRRINGEVEVVFTRNGRPHTVRAEKLLVAAGRMPRVAGLGLENCGVELAGRGVKVDARLRTTRKHIFACGDVLGRYLFTHAAGYEGSIVLSNAVFRLPRKADYTRLPWCTYTDPELASVGMNEKRAAAAGVEYKVFEESFADNDRARAEGGIDGKVKLILDHRERPLGAQVAGLHAGELAGQWTTALGGGVKLSALASTVMPYPTLAEINKRVAGRVLSAKLFSPKVRKTLSFLFDYKGRACTLD; this is translated from the coding sequence ATGGCTGAATACGACTATGACATCGGCGTCATCGGCGGCGGTGCTGCCGGGCTGACCGTGGCCTCCGGGGCCGCCCAGCTCGGGGTGAAGACCGTGCTCATCGAGCGCGGGCCCAGTCTCGGCGGGGACTGCCTGCATACCGGCTGCGTGCCGAGCAAGACCCTCATCCGCACGGCGGCGGTCTATCACGACATGCGCCGCGCAACCCGCTACGGCCTGCCCGAGGTGGACCTGCCGCCCGTGGACATGCTCTCGGTCAACGGCCGCATCCGGGAGGTTATCGCCGCGATCCAGAAGCATGATTCCGAGGAGCGGTTCTGCGGGCTGGGCGTCAAGGTCCTGTTCGGAGAGGCGCGCTTCGAGGACGATCACGTGGTTGACTGCTCGGGGAAACGGCTGTCCGCCCGATTTTGGGTCCTGGCCACGGGCTCGGCTCCGGCCGCGCCGCCCATCGACGGGCTTGACGGCGTGGACTACCTGACCAACGAGGACCTCTTCAGCCTGGACAGGCTGCCCGGCTCCCTGGCCGTCATCGGCGGCGGGCCCATCGGTTGCGAGATGGCCCAGGCCTTCGCTCGGCTCGGGACCAGGGTGACCGTCGTGCAGCGCAACTGCCAGCTGCTTCCGGTGGAGGACGAGGACATGGCCGAGGTGGTCCGGGGCGCGCTCATGGCCGAGGGTGTGACCGTGGAGCTGTGCGCGGCCACCTCCGGGGTGCGCCGGATCAACGGTGAGGTGGAGGTCGTCTTCACCCGCAACGGCAGGCCGCACACGGTCCGGGCCGAAAAGCTGCTCGTGGCCGCCGGGCGCATGCCGCGCGTGGCCGGACTGGGGCTTGAGAACTGCGGGGTGGAGCTGGCCGGGCGCGGGGTCAAGGTGGACGCCCGCCTGCGCACCACCCGAAAACACATTTTCGCCTGCGGCGACGTGCTCGGCCGCTACCTGTTTACCCACGCCGCCGGCTACGAAGGATCCATCGTCCTGTCCAACGCCGTCTTCCGGCTGCCGCGCAAGGCGGACTACACGCGGCTTCCCTGGTGCACCTACACCGACCCGGAGCTGGCCAGCGTGGGCATGAACGAGAAGCGCGCCGCGGCTGCGGGCGTGGAGTACAAGGTCTTCGAGGAGTCCTTTGCGGACAACGACCGCGCCCGGGCGGAAGGAGGAATCGACGGCAAGGTCAAGCTGATTCTCGACCACCGGGAGAGGCCGCTGGGCGCGCAGGTCGCAGGGCTCCACGCGGGGGAACTGGCCGGGCAGTGGACCACCGCCCTGGGCGGCGGGGTGAAGCTGTCCGCCCTGGCCTCGACAGTCATGCCGTACCCCACCCTGGCCGAGATCAACAAGCGTGTGGCGGGGCGGGTCCTGTCCGCCAAACTGTTCTCGCCCAAGGTCCGTAAGACGCTCTCTTTCCTCTTTGATTACAAAGGCAGGGCCTGCACCCTTGATTAA
- a CDS encoding TVP38/TMEM64 family protein → MSRGAARKILVAACLAGLVAAYFLFDLGRFFSLDYLKQSREQFQNLYEAHTFLVLGAYFLIYVAVAALGLPAATVVTLAGGGLFGLWVGLAVVSVASTLGACLAFLLSRYVLRDSVRRRFGDKLARIDRGVEEEGPFYLFTLRLIPIFPFFVINALMGLTPMRLFTYAWVSQVGMLPGTAVYVNAGKELGRLDSLSGLLSPSLILSFAVLGLFPLAVKKALGWYRKRRNNG, encoded by the coding sequence ATGAGCCGGGGGGCGGCCAGGAAGATCCTTGTCGCGGCCTGTCTGGCCGGGCTGGTGGCCGCCTATTTCCTGTTCGATCTCGGCCGTTTTTTCTCCCTGGACTACCTCAAGCAGTCCCGCGAACAGTTTCAGAACCTCTATGAGGCGCACACCTTCCTGGTGCTCGGCGCGTATTTCCTCATATATGTGGCCGTGGCCGCCCTGGGGCTGCCCGCGGCCACCGTGGTGACCCTGGCGGGCGGAGGACTCTTCGGGTTGTGGGTCGGCCTGGCCGTGGTCTCGGTGGCCAGCACCCTGGGGGCGTGCCTGGCCTTCCTGCTGTCGCGCTACGTGCTGCGCGACTCGGTCCGTCGCCGGTTCGGCGACAAGCTCGCGCGTATCGACCGGGGCGTGGAGGAGGAAGGGCCGTTTTATCTGTTTACCCTGCGGCTCATTCCGATTTTCCCCTTTTTCGTGATCAACGCGCTCATGGGCCTGACGCCCATGCGTCTGTTCACCTACGCCTGGGTCTCCCAGGTGGGCATGCTGCCGGGCACGGCGGTTTACGTCAACGCGGGCAAGGAACTCGGACGGCTCGACTCCCTGTCCGGGCTGCTCTCGCCGAGCCTGATCCTGTCCTTCGCCGTGCTGGGGCTCTTTCCCCTGGCGGTGAAGAAGGCGCTCGGCTGGTACCGGAAGCGGAGGAACAATGGCTGA
- a CDS encoding glucokinase, translating into MAKILAADIGGTNSRFALFEARGGGLEMLDSVWLETHGARTFPELVEQLWDSDFPVRPGSFEAAVLAPAGAVYHGVTCPNLPNAPWGIDLREVDFGTPAVRLINDFSAQAYACRTSAVDDALVIQAGEPVEGETIGVIGAGTGLGYSALLKTGARWTALPSEGGHMAFPFVGREEAEYAEFNRTESGRNWPEGDSVVTGLGLQLVHRFLTGEDLTPKEVSARLTPESETARWYARFYARACRNWAIGLMTTGGLFIAGGVAARNPMLVRIPEFLEEFHNSHVYGDFLHTVPVKLNANQASGLFGAAFYGAQMLAGNGEGA; encoded by the coding sequence ATGGCCAAGATTCTGGCCGCCGACATCGGCGGCACCAACAGTCGGTTCGCCTTGTTCGAGGCGCGGGGCGGCGGGCTCGAGATGCTGGATTCCGTCTGGCTCGAAACCCACGGGGCGCGGACCTTCCCGGAGCTGGTCGAACAGCTCTGGGACAGCGATTTTCCGGTGCGGCCGGGCTCGTTCGAGGCCGCGGTCCTGGCTCCGGCCGGGGCCGTGTACCACGGGGTGACCTGCCCGAACCTGCCCAACGCGCCGTGGGGCATCGACCTGCGCGAGGTGGACTTCGGCACGCCCGCCGTGCGCCTGATCAACGATTTCTCGGCCCAGGCCTACGCCTGCCGCACCTCGGCGGTGGACGACGCCCTGGTCATCCAGGCCGGGGAGCCGGTGGAGGGCGAGACCATCGGCGTCATCGGGGCCGGGACCGGGCTCGGTTATTCCGCGCTGCTCAAGACCGGCGCCCGATGGACGGCCCTGCCGTCCGAGGGCGGACACATGGCATTTCCCTTTGTCGGCCGGGAGGAGGCCGAATACGCCGAGTTCAACCGCACGGAGAGCGGGCGCAACTGGCCCGAGGGCGACTCCGTGGTCACCGGGCTGGGGCTCCAGCTCGTGCACCGCTTCCTGACCGGCGAGGACCTCACCCCCAAGGAGGTTTCCGCCAGGCTGACCCCGGAGAGCGAGACCGCCCGGTGGTATGCCCGCTTTTACGCCAGGGCGTGCCGCAACTGGGCCATCGGGCTGATGACCACCGGCGGCCTGTTCATCGCGGGCGGGGTGGCGGCCAGGAATCCCATGCTCGTGCGGATTCCCGAGTTCTTGGAGGAATTCCACAACTCGCACGTGTACGGGGATTTCCTGCACACCGTTCCGGTCAAGCTCAATGCCAACCAGGCGAGCGGGCTGTTTGGCGCGGCCTTTTACGGTGCGCAGATGCTCGCAGGGAACGGCGAGGGCGCATGA
- a CDS encoding motility protein A, which yields MGRKNFIGIGLSLTIFAGSFMLTGAAGAYFNLAAFLVVISGLSAAMLISYPVGHVKNAFSVARNVYSNGRTTAEEIVNTLLDLSVKSKVDGVLSLERSANKATGSFLKSGLCLLVDNYKEDEIRECLSAEMAFFNLRRQQSERFFQTLARTAPAFGVAGSVIGLIGLLMGINDTAVILKNIPVAFISTLYGLILSHLVFSPIAENINYSTRAELLNQKLVMEGIVAISKEQNSYKLERKLASFLSPAEREGKTETLRRITRKYVQRKRQPVELADMADSLEKPGEGGLDKASEAA from the coding sequence ATGGGTAGAAAAAATTTCATCGGCATCGGCCTGAGCCTGACCATTTTCGCGGGCAGCTTCATGCTCACCGGAGCGGCCGGGGCGTACTTCAACCTGGCGGCCTTTCTGGTGGTCATCTCCGGCCTGAGCGCGGCCATGCTCATCAGCTACCCGGTGGGGCACGTCAAAAACGCCTTTTCCGTGGCCAGAAACGTCTACTCCAACGGCCGGACCACGGCCGAGGAGATCGTCAATACCCTGCTCGATCTGTCGGTCAAGTCCAAGGTGGACGGCGTGCTCTCCCTGGAACGCTCGGCCAACAAGGCGACCGGTTCCTTCCTGAAAAGCGGATTGTGCCTGCTGGTGGACAACTACAAGGAGGACGAGATCCGCGAGTGCCTGAGCGCGGAGATGGCCTTCTTCAACCTGCGCCGCCAGCAGAGCGAGCGGTTTTTCCAGACCCTGGCCCGCACGGCCCCGGCCTTCGGCGTGGCCGGTTCGGTCATCGGGCTCATTGGCCTGCTCATGGGCATCAACGACACCGCCGTGATCCTCAAGAACATCCCGGTGGCCTTCATCTCCACTCTCTACGGGCTGATCCTGTCCCATCTGGTGTTCTCGCCCATTGCTGAAAACATCAACTATTCCACCAGGGCCGAACTGCTCAACCAGAAGCTGGTCATGGAAGGCATCGTGGCCATCAGCAAGGAGCAGAATTCCTACAAGCTCGAGCGCAAGCTGGCCTCGTTCCTGTCCCCGGCCGAGCGCGAAGGCAAGACCGAGACCCTGCGGCGCATCACCCGTAAATACGTGCAGCGCAAGCGTCAGCCTGTGGAACTTGCGGACATGGCGGATTCGTTGGAGAAGCCCGGAGAGGGCGGCCTGGACAAGGCCAGTGAGGCGGCCTGA
- a CDS encoding OmpA/MotB family protein, with translation MQKMDTKMDSGFTSFHQMEGEDPARGANDWAVPWSDLMMVMFVLFAVLFIYASTRQDVKVLFSRQTAEKAQSASALDPLIGLIGQIASRTATGGSQDVVRVAESEVLYRSRTNGITVVREARGRVRVTLRGDLFFDGNSGQLKPESAAYLDEIGDLVRLSVGQVHVIGFADQSEAQGAQSFTLSSERAAGVADQLINRIGIDPKRLMVTGRGAYQPELPDTSAANQALNRRVEIVISNNS, from the coding sequence ATGCAGAAGATGGATACAAAGATGGATTCGGGATTCACCTCGTTTCACCAGATGGAAGGGGAGGACCCGGCTCGAGGGGCCAATGACTGGGCCGTGCCGTGGTCCGACCTGATGATGGTCATGTTCGTGCTCTTCGCCGTGCTGTTCATCTACGCCAGCACGCGGCAGGACGTGAAGGTCCTGTTCAGCAGGCAGACTGCGGAGAAGGCCCAGTCGGCCAGCGCGCTCGATCCGCTCATCGGGCTCATCGGGCAGATCGCCAGCCGGACCGCCACCGGCGGGTCGCAGGACGTGGTCCGCGTGGCCGAGAGCGAGGTCCTGTACCGTTCCCGGACCAACGGTATCACCGTGGTCCGCGAGGCCAGGGGGCGTGTGCGCGTGACCCTGCGCGGCGACCTGTTCTTTGACGGCAATTCCGGGCAGCTCAAGCCCGAGTCCGCGGCCTACCTCGACGAGATCGGGGACCTGGTCCGGCTGAGCGTGGGGCAGGTCCACGTCATCGGGTTCGCGGACCAGAGCGAGGCGCAGGGGGCGCAGAGCTTCACCCTGTCGTCCGAGCGCGCGGCGGGCGTGGCCGACCAGCTCATCAACCGCATCGGCATCGATCCCAAGCGGCTGATGGTTACCGGCCGGGGGGCGTACCAGCCCGAACTGCCCGACACCTCGGCGGCCAACCAGGCCCTGAACCGGCGGGTAGAAATCGTCATTTCCAACAACAGCTGA
- a CDS encoding Maf family protein encodes MQKGPFRNRSPLVLASGSPRRRELLSDLGLTFDVHPSPLEEPLPGPGESPASYVLRMAELKTLDVAARFRGATIIGADTAVVLGDRIMGKPRSRLDALEMLTTLSGATHQVVSGFCVVLPDGKTVSEAVSTDVDMRVSTEGELMSYIETGEPMDKAGAYAIQGVGTFLVTAIRGSYTNVVGLPVARVLEVLTATGCVEPRMPSDG; translated from the coding sequence ATGCAAAAAGGCCCCTTCCGCAATCGTTCCCCCCTTGTCCTGGCCTCGGGCTCGCCCCGCAGGCGCGAACTGCTGTCCGACCTCGGCCTGACCTTCGACGTGCACCCGAGCCCGCTTGAAGAGCCCTTGCCCGGACCGGGCGAGTCGCCCGCCAGCTACGTCCTGCGCATGGCCGAACTCAAAACATTGGACGTGGCCGCCCGCTTCCGGGGCGCGACGATCATCGGCGCGGACACCGCCGTGGTCCTGGGCGACCGGATCATGGGCAAGCCGAGGTCCAGGCTTGACGCCCTGGAGATGCTGACCACCCTGTCCGGCGCCACTCACCAGGTGGTCAGCGGATTCTGCGTGGTCCTGCCCGACGGCAAGACCGTGTCCGAGGCCGTGAGCACGGACGTGGACATGCGCGTGTCCACCGAGGGCGAGTTGATGAGCTACATCGAAACCGGCGAGCCCATGGACAAGGCCGGGGCCTACGCCATCCAGGGTGTGGGCACCTTCCTGGTCACGGCCATACGCGGCTCCTACACCAACGTGGTCGGGTTGCCCGTGGCGCGAGTCCTGGAGGTGCTGACCGCCACGGGCTGCGTCGAGCCCCGGATGCCGTCCGATGGGTAA
- a CDS encoding glycosyltransferase family 2 protein, producing the protein MGNPRGDSPLFSVLMSTYNRADRLPLAIRSIVKQQYPHWELILVNDGGEDVSRIANSFLSKRITLLNFEDNKGKSAAINEAFRHAKGEFIAYLDDDDQWLPNHLRTHFERYDLNPEAMFHHSDTHRIVLERDRRGNEKEASRNLLYDAPVGFRDFIARNRITWLSVTHRRECFAAVGGLDERLRILVDFDLWRRMAARYEFHHIPEHTGDYFIHRQIDGQMTGLVRKDPLAFLYANALIQRKAVPPDLARLHSEELSAARQKAYVDFLTARAEEFHSRGNERRRNAALSLAAKIRGR; encoded by the coding sequence ATGGGTAATCCCCGAGGCGATTCCCCGCTCTTTTCCGTGCTCATGAGCACGTACAATCGGGCCGACAGGCTCCCGCTGGCCATACGTTCCATCGTGAAGCAGCAATATCCCCATTGGGAGCTGATCCTGGTCAACGACGGCGGCGAGGATGTCTCACGGATCGCCAACTCATTCCTATCAAAACGCATTACCCTGCTGAACTTCGAAGACAACAAGGGGAAATCCGCAGCCATAAACGAGGCGTTCCGCCACGCGAAAGGCGAATTCATCGCCTACCTGGATGACGACGACCAGTGGCTGCCCAACCATCTGCGGACGCATTTCGAGCGGTACGATCTGAATCCGGAAGCGATGTTCCACCATTCCGACACGCACCGAATCGTCCTTGAGCGGGACCGGCGCGGCAACGAGAAAGAGGCCTCGCGAAATCTCCTCTACGACGCACCGGTAGGATTCCGGGACTTCATTGCTCGCAACAGGATCACCTGGCTGTCCGTCACGCACAGACGGGAATGCTTCGCCGCGGTGGGCGGCCTGGACGAGCGGCTGCGGATACTGGTGGACTTTGATCTCTGGCGCCGGATGGCGGCCCGATACGAATTTCATCACATCCCCGAACACACCGGCGACTATTTCATCCATCGGCAGATCGACGGCCAGATGACGGGACTGGTCAGAAAGGACCCGCTCGCCTTCCTCTACGCCAACGCGCTTATCCAGCGCAAAGCCGTGCCCCCCGATCTCGCAAGGCTCCACAGTGAAGAGCTGTCCGCCGCGCGGCAAAAGGCCTATGTCGACTTCCTGACCGCAAGGGCCGAGGAGTTTCATTCCAGGGGGAATGAGAGACGGCGGAATGCGGCCCTCTCCCTGGCGGCAAAGATCCGGGGCCGGTAG
- a CDS encoding DinB family protein: MTDTPEKTITAILDALEGAIAIFDDLLRSIPAEALDIKRGEGFWTLREHAAHLADVQPMGLERMRRILTEDVPQFVPFSPDQEKETEKPPLIPVDEIIANFRAGRKKQLELLKNASADDWKRTAIHPEYEQYGLFIFTRHILMHDHWHMYRMEELWLTRDEYLSKL; the protein is encoded by the coding sequence ATGACCGATACACCGGAAAAAACCATCACCGCAATCCTCGACGCCCTGGAAGGGGCGATCGCGATATTCGACGACCTGCTTCGGTCCATCCCGGCCGAGGCGTTGGACATCAAGCGCGGGGAAGGGTTCTGGACCCTGCGCGAGCACGCCGCCCACCTGGCCGATGTCCAGCCCATGGGACTGGAGCGGATGCGGCGTATCCTGACCGAGGACGTGCCCCAGTTCGTGCCGTTCTCCCCGGACCAGGAGAAGGAAACCGAAAAGCCGCCCCTGATCCCGGTGGATGAAATCATCGCCAACTTCAGGGCAGGACGGAAAAAACAGCTCGAACTACTGAAAAACGCCTCTGCCGACGACTGGAAACGGACCGCGATCCATCCCGAATACGAGCAGTACGGGCTGTTCATCTTCACCCGTCACATTCTCATGCACGACCACTGGCACATGTACCGGATGGAGGAACTGTGGCTGACCAGGGACGAATATCTGTCTAAACTCTAA